In a genomic window of Passer domesticus isolate bPasDom1 chromosome 3, bPasDom1.hap1, whole genome shotgun sequence:
- the CRIPT gene encoding cysteine-rich PDZ-binding protein — MVCDKCEKKLGTVITPDTWKDGARNTTESGGRKLNENKALTSKKARFDPYGKNKFAICRICKSSVHQPGSHYCQGCAYKKGICSMCGKKVLDTKNYKQTSV; from the exons ATGGTGTGCGACAAGT GCGAGAAGAAGCTTGGAACAGTGATCACTCCTGACACATGGAAAGATGGTGCCAGAAACACTACAG aaagcgGTGGTCgcaaattaaatgaaaacaaagcatTGACCTCAAAGAAGGCAAG gttTGATCCTTATGGAAAGAACAAATTTGCAATATGTCGGATTTGCAAGAGTTCTGTCCACCAGCCAGGGTCCCACTACTGTCAAGGATGTGCCTATAAAAAAG GCATCTGCTCAATGTGTGGCAAGAAGGTCTTGGATACGAAGAACTACAAGCAAACTTCTGTCTAA